Proteins encoded in a region of the Mycolicibacterium chitae genome:
- a CDS encoding ABC transporter ATP-binding protein/permease, giving the protein MARGFQGVMMKGFGARDHQATVVETFLLAPRFLRVRMVSPTLFEDAVVEPTSWLRFWFPDPEGSDTEFQRGYTLSEADPETGRFAIDVVLHEPAGPATTWARAATAGDTVPVIVLGSRGFTVPEAPEDQPAGYLLIGDPASIPAINGIIEAVPAELPIEAYLEYHDDDDRQIPLAEHPRLRVQWVQRRDTNSLAAAIETRDWSNWYAWVTPEAGSLKVLRTRLRDEFGFPKSEMHPQAYWTEGRAMGSKRGDEKTAPAPARPAAETAPAPEPKPAAAPAAAARQGSWRAQGAGRLLAPLKTPLIVSGVLQAIITLIQLAPFVLLVELARLLLIGAESERLWSLGLAAVGLLGTGTVLTAALTLWLHRVDANFARDLRARLLTKLSKLPLGWFTARGSGSVKQLVQDDTLSLHYLITHAIPDAVAAVIAPLAVLIYLFVVDWRLALVLLVPVLFALVLMSVMSIQSGPKIGQSQKWTERMTGEAGAYLEGQPVVRVFGGAAASTFRRRLEEYIAFLVDWQRPFVGKKTLMDLVTRPSTFLWLIMAVGTPLVVAGWMDPVNLLPFLFLGTTFGARLLGIGYGLGGIQGGMLAARRLQGALDENELTLRAESGASATTPLPDGTVTFDRVTFGYRPGVAVIDDVSLELRPGTVTALVGPSGSGKSTLAALLARFHDVGAGAIRIGGKDIRSLEADDLYQRVGFVLQETQLVAGTVAENIALARPDAGAAEIETAAREAQIHDRIMALPQGYDTVLQAGGLSGGERQRLTIARAILADTPVLILDEATAFADPESEFLVQQALNRLTRDRTVLVIAHRLHTITHADQIVVLDHGRIAEIGTHDQLFAAGGRYRALWDSGRGAAVEEARR; this is encoded by the coding sequence ATGGCGCGCGGTTTCCAGGGCGTGATGATGAAGGGCTTCGGAGCCCGCGACCACCAGGCCACCGTCGTCGAAACGTTCCTGCTGGCCCCACGTTTCCTGCGGGTCCGGATGGTCTCGCCGACGTTGTTCGAGGACGCGGTGGTGGAGCCGACGTCGTGGCTGCGCTTCTGGTTCCCCGACCCCGAGGGCTCCGACACCGAGTTCCAGCGCGGCTACACGCTCTCAGAGGCCGACCCGGAGACCGGGCGCTTCGCCATCGACGTCGTCCTGCACGAACCCGCCGGCCCCGCCACCACCTGGGCCCGCGCCGCGACCGCCGGCGACACCGTCCCGGTGATCGTGCTGGGCTCGCGGGGTTTCACCGTTCCCGAGGCCCCCGAGGACCAGCCCGCCGGCTACCTGCTGATCGGCGACCCGGCGTCGATACCGGCCATCAACGGCATCATCGAGGCGGTTCCGGCCGAATTGCCCATCGAGGCCTACCTCGAATACCACGACGACGACGACCGGCAGATCCCGCTGGCCGAGCACCCGCGGCTGCGGGTGCAGTGGGTGCAGCGCCGCGACACCAACTCGCTGGCGGCGGCCATCGAGACCCGCGACTGGTCCAACTGGTACGCGTGGGTGACCCCCGAGGCCGGCTCGCTCAAGGTGCTGCGGACCCGACTGCGCGACGAGTTCGGGTTCCCGAAGTCCGAGATGCACCCGCAGGCCTACTGGACCGAGGGTCGCGCGATGGGCTCCAAGCGCGGCGACGAGAAGACCGCACCCGCGCCGGCCCGGCCCGCCGCCGAGACCGCTCCGGCCCCGGAACCCAAGCCGGCCGCCGCGCCCGCCGCGGCGGCCCGACAGGGCAGCTGGCGCGCGCAGGGTGCGGGCCGGCTGCTGGCACCGCTCAAGACGCCGCTGATCGTCTCGGGCGTGCTGCAGGCGATCATCACGCTGATCCAACTCGCGCCGTTCGTGCTGCTGGTCGAACTGGCCCGGTTGCTGCTCATCGGGGCCGAATCCGAGCGGCTGTGGAGCCTGGGCCTGGCCGCCGTGGGTCTGCTGGGCACCGGCACCGTGCTGACCGCGGCGCTGACCCTGTGGCTGCATCGGGTCGATGCGAACTTCGCCCGCGACCTGCGGGCCCGGCTGCTGACGAAGCTGTCCAAGCTCCCGCTGGGGTGGTTCACCGCGCGCGGATCCGGTTCGGTCAAGCAACTGGTGCAGGACGACACGCTGTCGCTGCACTACCTGATCACCCACGCGATCCCCGATGCGGTGGCCGCGGTCATCGCGCCGCTGGCGGTGCTGATCTACCTGTTCGTGGTGGACTGGCGGCTGGCGCTGGTGCTGCTGGTGCCGGTGCTGTTCGCCCTGGTGCTGATGTCGGTGATGTCCATCCAGTCCGGACCCAAGATCGGGCAGTCGCAGAAGTGGACGGAGCGGATGACCGGCGAGGCCGGCGCCTACCTGGAGGGCCAACCGGTGGTGCGGGTCTTCGGCGGCGCGGCGGCGTCGACCTTCCGACGCCGCCTCGAGGAGTACATCGCGTTCCTGGTGGACTGGCAGCGACCCTTCGTCGGCAAGAAGACCCTGATGGATCTGGTCACCCGCCCGTCGACGTTCCTCTGGCTGATCATGGCCGTCGGGACCCCACTGGTGGTGGCGGGCTGGATGGACCCGGTGAACCTGCTGCCGTTCCTGTTCCTGGGCACCACCTTCGGCGCCCGTCTGCTCGGTATCGGCTACGGGTTGGGCGGCATCCAGGGCGGCATGCTCGCCGCCCGGCGCCTGCAGGGAGCGCTCGACGAGAACGAACTCACGCTGCGGGCCGAATCGGGCGCTTCCGCGACGACACCGCTGCCCGACGGCACGGTCACCTTCGACCGGGTGACCTTCGGCTACCGCCCCGGTGTCGCGGTGATCGACGACGTCAGCCTCGAACTGCGCCCCGGCACGGTCACCGCCCTGGTCGGGCCGTCGGGGTCCGGGAAGTCCACGCTGGCCGCGCTGCTGGCCCGCTTCCACGACGTCGGCGCGGGCGCAATCCGCATCGGCGGCAAGGATATTCGCTCGCTGGAGGCCGACGACCTGTACCAGCGTGTCGGTTTCGTCCTGCAAGAGACCCAACTGGTGGCCGGCACCGTGGCCGAGAACATCGCGCTGGCCCGGCCCGACGCCGGCGCGGCGGAGATCGAGACCGCGGCCCGCGAGGCGCAGATCCACGACCGCATCATGGCGCTGCCGCAGGGCTACGACACGGTGCTGCAGGCCGGTGGGCTGTCCGGCGGCGAGCGGCAACGCCTGACGATCGCCCGCGCGATCCTGGCCGACACCCCGGTGCTGATCCTCGACGAGGCCACCGCGTTCGCCGACCCCGAGTCGGAATTCCTTGTCCAGCAGGCGCTCAACCGGCTGACCCGGGACCGCACGGTGCTGGTGATCGCGCACCGCCTGCACACCATCACCCACGCCGACCAGATCGTGGTGCTCGATCACGGCCGCATCGCCGAGATCGGCACCCACGACCAGTTGTTCGCCGCCGGGGGTCGGTACCGCGCGCTGTGGGATTCCGGTCGCGGCGCCGCGGTCGAGGAGGCCCGCCGATGA
- a CDS encoding FUSC family protein, whose amino-acid sequence MFRGLAVPHSWPYVGEVARSLLPVLLIGAIALQWASPAAAVAAAGSAAVVGATALQDSAIRRLLPMLCAVVLGLGVATFLGHLTSPHTWLYVPVVGVWTLGTGLFWALSSPAGLAAAAGAALMVTAPPTPAGWSAALGSALAAAALAVLGGGLQVLLVAVWPRQRWVAQRSALADAYGWVATTARKLALNPAASWDPTPLMDLREAVHATDRHTRRRPPAFRGSHALPERIAMTLNALRADADEPEVREVLLASADALAAIGAGGPAAPVDATIALRRAEDCAAALSGSAATAAQRLHTQIAKAGALQLPGWPAARGTEQDPQGGLRGHLRAARATIAAQCNGDSPILRHALRVTAAVVAGLLIARLTETPQGYWVALTALLVLRPETAHTYTRCVSRIAGVTIGVVAASLVTVLWQPTGMVAVTVAVALLALAYAVASYGPVPLYAALAGGIILLIDMAGTTDSAAMGQRVVATVVGGGLAVTCHVLLPDRTLVRLRQRAGELLRAESDYAATVVRAFAHPLDQPEVTLSAVWQRTTRARSAFEAAGSGVRADMAEVRHWLTAYRAALNAITGACAALEAQLPAVHHSTLDPRFVVAVDDYVDALQGELPSAGQMWTIDARHLAEADAQLRQAAARLGKQDTAQRVLVAETETITRHLLTVAELS is encoded by the coding sequence ATGTTCAGGGGCCTCGCCGTACCCCATTCGTGGCCGTACGTCGGCGAAGTGGCCCGCAGTCTGCTTCCGGTGTTGCTGATCGGCGCCATTGCGCTGCAGTGGGCCTCGCCCGCGGCGGCGGTCGCGGCGGCGGGCAGCGCCGCGGTCGTCGGCGCCACCGCCCTGCAGGACAGCGCGATCCGTCGACTACTCCCGATGTTGTGCGCCGTGGTGCTGGGCCTGGGCGTGGCGACGTTCCTCGGGCATCTGACCTCGCCGCACACCTGGTTGTACGTGCCCGTCGTCGGAGTCTGGACGCTGGGCACCGGTCTGTTCTGGGCGCTCAGTTCGCCGGCCGGGTTGGCCGCCGCGGCCGGCGCCGCGCTGATGGTCACCGCCCCGCCCACCCCCGCCGGCTGGTCGGCGGCGCTGGGTTCGGCCCTGGCGGCGGCGGCCCTGGCGGTCCTCGGCGGAGGGCTGCAGGTGCTCCTGGTCGCGGTCTGGCCGCGGCAGCGCTGGGTGGCGCAGCGGTCCGCGCTGGCCGACGCCTACGGCTGGGTCGCCACCACGGCACGCAAACTCGCCCTGAACCCCGCCGCCTCCTGGGACCCCACCCCGCTGATGGACCTGCGGGAGGCCGTCCACGCCACCGACCGGCACACCCGTCGGCGCCCGCCCGCGTTCCGGGGGAGCCACGCACTGCCCGAACGCATCGCGATGACGCTGAACGCGCTGCGCGCCGACGCCGACGAGCCCGAGGTCCGCGAGGTGCTGCTGGCCAGTGCCGACGCGCTGGCCGCCATCGGCGCGGGTGGGCCCGCCGCGCCCGTGGACGCCACGATTGCGTTGCGCCGCGCCGAAGACTGCGCCGCGGCGCTGAGCGGGTCGGCCGCGACGGCGGCCCAGCGCCTGCACACCCAGATCGCCAAAGCCGGTGCGCTGCAACTCCCCGGCTGGCCGGCCGCGCGGGGCACCGAGCAGGATCCGCAGGGCGGCCTGCGAGGTCACCTGCGCGCGGCCCGGGCCACCATCGCCGCGCAGTGCAACGGCGACTCCCCCATCCTGCGGCATGCGCTGCGGGTGACCGCCGCCGTGGTCGCCGGCCTGCTCATCGCCCGACTCACCGAGACGCCGCAGGGCTACTGGGTGGCCCTGACCGCGTTGCTGGTGTTGCGCCCGGAGACCGCGCACACCTACACCCGCTGCGTATCCCGCATCGCCGGCGTCACCATCGGTGTCGTGGCGGCCAGCCTCGTCACCGTGTTGTGGCAGCCGACGGGCATGGTGGCCGTGACGGTGGCCGTGGCGCTGCTCGCGCTGGCGTACGCGGTGGCGTCCTACGGCCCCGTACCGCTGTACGCGGCGCTGGCCGGCGGCATCATCCTCCTCATCGACATGGCCGGCACGACCGACAGCGCCGCCATGGGCCAGCGCGTGGTGGCCACCGTGGTCGGCGGCGGCCTCGCGGTGACCTGCCACGTGCTGCTGCCCGACCGCACCCTGGTCCGGCTTCGTCAGCGCGCGGGCGAGTTGTTACGCGCCGAAAGCGATTACGCGGCAACCGTTGTCCGCGCCTTCGCGCATCCGCTGGACCAGCCCGAGGTCACGTTGAGCGCGGTGTGGCAGCGCACCACCCGGGCGCGCTCGGCGTTCGAGGCCGCCGGCAGCGGCGTGCGCGCCGACATGGCCGAGGTGCGCCACTGGCTGACCGCCTACCGGGCCGCGCTCAACGCCATCACCGGCGCCTGCGCCGCCCTCGAGGCCCAGCTGCCCGCCGTCCACCACAGCACGCTGGACCCGCGCTTCGTCGTCGCCGTCGACGATTACGTGGACGCGCTGCAGGGCGAACTGCCCAGCGCCGGGCAGATGTGGACCATCGACGCCCGCCACCTGGCCGAGGCCGACGCGCAGCTGCGCCAGGCCGCGGCCCGGCTGGGCAAGCAGGACACCGCCCAACGCGTCCTGGTGGCCGAGACCGAGACCATCACCCGGCACCTGTTGACCGTCGCCGAATTGTCCTGA
- a CDS encoding (2Fe-2S)-binding protein, whose protein sequence is MFVCLCTGATSHEVADAVARGACTSKQVAVACGAGTDCGRCRRTVRAIIEAESAKVNSVAAS, encoded by the coding sequence ATGTTCGTCTGCCTCTGCACCGGCGCTACCAGCCACGAAGTCGCCGACGCCGTGGCCCGCGGGGCCTGCACATCCAAGCAGGTCGCGGTCGCGTGCGGGGCCGGTACGGACTGCGGACGCTGCCGTCGGACCGTCCGCGCGATCATCGAGGCCGAGTCGGCCAAGGTCAACAGCGTCGCCGCCAGCTAA
- a CDS encoding EthD domain-containing protein, protein MEKVILVARAAVADDSWCARLRGPVAEELLDLGLPGLAVNVKDSAVRESLMTLTTLDPPVAAVLSLWTDQHYGPQVDAALQRLARESDTVAGYLVTESVPLRAPEIELGARTPGLANVALLRRPPELDEPTWRTRWHRDHTAVALETQTTFGYTQNAVVRALSPDAPAVDAIVEELFPDAAVTDIKAFFGAADDADLAERIERMVASTSAFGANRDVDTVPTSRYVLRSPWRAAR, encoded by the coding sequence GTGGAGAAGGTGATCCTCGTGGCGCGCGCCGCCGTCGCGGACGACTCCTGGTGCGCGCGCCTGCGCGGCCCGGTCGCCGAGGAACTGCTGGATCTGGGTCTGCCCGGACTTGCCGTGAACGTCAAGGATTCCGCGGTGCGCGAGTCCCTGATGACGCTGACCACCCTGGATCCGCCGGTCGCGGCGGTGCTGAGCCTGTGGACCGATCAGCATTACGGACCGCAGGTCGACGCCGCGCTGCAGCGGCTGGCGCGCGAATCCGACACTGTCGCGGGCTATCTGGTCACCGAGTCGGTGCCGCTGCGCGCTCCGGAAATTGAATTGGGGGCCCGCACACCGGGTTTGGCCAATGTCGCGCTGCTGCGTCGGCCGCCCGAACTCGACGAGCCGACCTGGCGCACCCGCTGGCATCGCGACCACACCGCGGTGGCCCTCGAGACCCAGACGACCTTCGGCTACACGCAGAACGCCGTCGTGCGGGCGCTGAGTCCGGACGCGCCCGCGGTGGACGCCATCGTCGAGGAACTGTTTCCCGACGCCGCGGTCACCGACATCAAGGCGTTCTTCGGCGCGGCCGACGACGCCGATCTCGCCGAACGTATCGAGCGCATGGTGGCCAGCACGTCGGCCTTCGGCGCGAACCGCGACGTCGACACCGTGCCGACGAGTCGCTATGTGTTGCGTTCCCCGTGGCGGGCCGCTCGGTAG
- a CDS encoding enoyl-CoA hydratase/isomerase family protein — protein MTLTITDDNRVRTLTLNRLEALNAFDEALYDATTDALRAAADDAEVSVLLLTGTGRSFSAGTDLAEMQAMVTDPDFTPGKHGFIGLVDALAEFPKPLICAVNGFGIGIGATILGFADLAFMATTARLKCPFTSLGVAPEAASSYLLPQLIGRQNAAWVLMSSEWIGAQEAREMGLVWKVCEPDDLLPEARRHAEVLASRPLSSLMAVKRTMTAPLVAEVAAARNRENACFAELMGGAANASALADFNQAKS, from the coding sequence GTGACGCTGACGATCACCGACGACAACCGGGTCCGCACGCTGACGCTGAATCGGCTGGAGGCGCTGAACGCGTTCGACGAGGCGTTGTACGACGCCACCACGGACGCGCTGCGGGCGGCCGCCGACGATGCCGAGGTCTCGGTGTTGCTGCTGACCGGCACCGGGCGCTCGTTCAGCGCGGGTACCGACCTGGCCGAGATGCAGGCGATGGTCACCGATCCGGATTTCACCCCCGGCAAGCACGGCTTCATCGGACTGGTCGATGCGCTCGCCGAGTTCCCCAAGCCGCTGATCTGTGCGGTCAACGGCTTTGGAATCGGTATCGGCGCAACGATTCTGGGTTTCGCCGATCTGGCCTTCATGGCCACCACGGCGCGGCTGAAGTGTCCGTTCACCAGCCTGGGGGTGGCCCCGGAGGCGGCGTCGTCGTATCTGCTGCCGCAGTTGATCGGCCGGCAGAACGCGGCCTGGGTGCTGATGTCCTCGGAGTGGATCGGCGCGCAAGAGGCCCGGGAGATGGGCCTGGTGTGGAAGGTCTGCGAACCCGACGACCTGTTACCGGAGGCGCGCCGCCACGCCGAGGTGCTCGCGTCGCGTCCGCTGAGCAGCCTGATGGCCGTCAAGCGCACGATGACCGCGCCGCTCGTCGCGGAGGTGGCGGCGGCGCGCAACCGGGAGAACGCATGCTTCGCGGAGTTGATGGGTGGGGCCGCCAACGCGAGCGCGCTGGCCGATTTCAATCAGGCAAAAAGTTAG